From the genome of Medicago truncatula cultivar Jemalong A17 chromosome 2, MtrunA17r5.0-ANR, whole genome shotgun sequence:
CACTTAATAATGATGAGAGATATGCACAAGTTTTCAACATGAGAGGATCCACTTCCAAATAAGTTATGTTTATGTACTTTCAATGCAAAATTGTGTCGAAGGTTGAGAATATCCAattgatattttgtttgtgtTCTGTTCTAATTCTGAGATAGTCCGTGTTCTTATCTAATTGTTAACTGTTTGAGCAGCGAGCTCCTGAGGCTCAGAGCAGACAACCAAAAGCGGCATTACTGCCAAAAGATGAGGAGGAGGAACTGGAAGAGCAGGATGATGATGAACAGGGAGAAGCCACTTGCGGGGCTTGTGGTGATAGTAATGGAGCTGATGAGTTCTGGATTTGCTGCGACATCTGCGAGAAGTGGTTCCATGGAAAATGTGTGAAGATCACTCCTGCTCGTGCCGAGCATATCAAGCAATACAAGTGCCCATCATGCAGCAGTAACAAGAGAGCTCGCTAGTAAAATTTCAATCACATACAAAACTTTGTTGGGAGTCTTCACTGATCCAGTTAATATGCTTTTCTTTCTAGACGCATTGGTGGATAGTTTTTATGAAGTTTGAGACATAGGTTTCGTTTTTATGCTTTCTTTATGTGTATTTATCAATAGTTGAAACATTGTTGACTGGGAAAAGCCCAAGTCTTTTCTCTAGTCCTGGCCACCTTAATGTTATGGAAATTAATGTTAAACGACATTTGCACCAAATGAAGGAATAACATTTTGCTATCTTTGTTTCTATAGTCCCATTTGACTGTAGATACAGGTAAATAGTAGTAGCCTAGACATCGTATATGTATGTCTAAAGAACACCTGAACAAGGGATGACTTCTGCAATGCAACGTGCAAATTGCAGAAAATCTGCAGCCAAAACCATAAAACTGAGGCAAAATGGTTGTGCTCTTGTGATTAGCTATGGATGAAATGCGCGATCAATCGAGCCTTGGACCCAGTCACTTGATAATCTAGAATCGTAATGACATTTCATCAATTTGAAGTTTAGGTTtttttacaaacatgtttagtttatggttttttttcttttacgaaAGTACCTCATTCATTTAAAACACATGTGTGACAAACATAATTTACACAAAGTGCGTGGAACTTCTCTACGGAAAACTTAACCAAAAAATGGGTCATTTGGTTACTCATTCTCACACGAGAGCTGCTTTTActctcaagttttttttattttttttaatacaaaatcaatattaagaaattaaagtaaatttaatttgtaaaatcaatattattttttaaaatagttttattaacGTGGAACTATGACATGATTGAtttatactaaaataaaatgatggacATGAGTCATAAGAAGTGAGAGGCGCGGCGGCTCGCAAGTTGCAAAGTTACAACTATTAAAAAGGTTGGAGCAAGTGAGTGAGTGATTAAAACCAAACACACTCAGTAACCCAActcattccattccattccattcaattCCATGGCTTCTTCAACATCTCTGTTCCAATCTTCACCTTTCTCTCTCAACACCAAAACCAAACCCTATTCTTCTCTTCCCAAATCACCAAAACCCACTCATTTCATCATCAAATCTCAACAACAACCGCACCCCGTTACTCAAAACAACACCCCCATTCCTACTCCCACACCCACTCCTCCCACCACCCGTCGTCCCGCCGATGAAAACATCCGCGACGAAGCCCGTCGCAAAAACGTCTCCCAACATCTCTTCTCCGCCAAATACGTCCCTTTCAACGCCGATCCATCTTCCACCGAATCCTACTCTCTCGACGAGATCGTCTACCGTTCTCAATCCGGCGATCTTCTCGACGTGCAGCACGACCTAACCGCCTTGAAGAAATTCGACGGCGCTTATTGGCGTAACCTCTTCGATTCACGCGTCGGTAAAACTACATGGCCTTATGGGTCTGGTGTTTGGAGCAAAAAGGAATGGGTTTTGCCTGAgatcgatgatgatgatattgttAGTGCTTTTGAAGGTAATTCTAATCTTTTTTGGGCTGAACGTTTTGGCAAACAGTTTCTAGGCATGAGTGATTTGTGGGTTAAGCATTGTGGTATTAGTCATACTGGTAGTTTTAAGGATCTGGGTATGACTGTGCTTGTTAGTCAAGTTAACCGCTTGCGAAAAATGAACCGTCCAGTTGTTGGTGTTGGTTGTGCTTCGACTGGGGATACTTCGGCTGCTTTGTCGGCTTATTGTGCATCGGCAGGGATACCTTCGATTGTTTTCCTGCCTGCTAATAGGATTTCAATTGCTCAGTTGGTTCAACCGATTGCAAATGGTGCTTTTGTTCTTAGCATTGATACTGATTTTGATGGGTGTATGCAGTTGATAAGAGAGGTGACTGCTGAATTGCCGATTTATTTGGCGAATTCGCTTAATAGTTTGAGGCTTGAAGGACAGAAAACAGCTGCCATTGAGATTTTGCAGCAGTTTGATTGGCAGGTGCCGGATTGGGTTATTGTGCCGGGTGGGAATCTTGGGAATATTTATGCTTTTTATAAAGGGTTTCATATGTGTAGAGAGTTGGGTCTTGTGGATAGGATTCCAAGGCTTGTTTGTGCTCAGGCTGCCAATGCGAATCCGTTGTATTTGTATTTTAAGTCGGGGTGGAAAGAGTTTAAGGCAGTGAGGGCACAAACTACTTTTGCATCTGCTATACAGATCGGTGATCCGGTTTCTATTGATAGAGCTGTTCATGCTTTGAAGAACTGCAATGGGATTGTTGAGGAAGCTACTGAGGAGGAATTGATGGATGCTATGGCTCAAGCTGATTCGACGGGGATGTTTACTTGTCCTCACACTGGTGTTGCTTTGACTGCTTTGTTTAAACTCAGGAATAGTGGGGTTATTAAGCCTACTGATAGGACTGTGGTGGTGAGTACTGCTCATGGTTTGAAGTTTACTCAGTCTAAAATTGATTACCATTCAAAGGGTATCAAGGATTTGGCTTGCCAATTTGCCAATCCTCCAACGCAAGTCAAGGCTGATTTTGGGTCTGTTATGGATGTTTTGTCCAAGTATTTGCAGAGCAAGGCTCCAAAGTATCATTAGGTTAGCACGTAGCACTGCTGGTTTTGCTCCTTTGTCCTTGCTGCTTGTTTACTTTTTAGGCATTGTGTTGTCTTTTGTATTAGCTTTTCCTTCTTTATGATGATTTACTTGCATTCTGTATGCATGCTGCTCTCTAATATTGAGAAAGCTTGCTGGATTTGTTGTAGATTATCTTTGTTGAGCATTTTGTAGCTCCCTTAGAAATTAATTGGATAAGATGAGGAATGTTCATCATTGGCTTTGTTACtgcattattaatatattatagaTCAATGCCCCCACCCCGgataaaatacataatttttgcTTCTTATGCTTGTGGCTTAAGGTAAATGTGGGTACTACCAAGCAACTCCATACAATCTGTTATCTTCAAGCGGAGAACTCGTCTCGAAAGACTACTCCATTAGGCTGGAGCATTCCTTGGCTTATAAGCTTCATTTATTAAACAAGACTCTTTAATATGGGGTTCAACAATGCACCACCATTTGAGCGTCGACATCCTCGACGGTTTCACTTCCAACACTTCACCTCGTTGGCCATAACCCTCTATTGGCTTCATGTCGACGACCTTGACCTCTCAACAAAACACCAATTCATGAGCATTAGGTCAAAGTAAGAATTCATTCCAAAAGACTAATCAATTAAATAGAAGAGTCACTAAACTTATAAGCTCTACATATTAGGTGAAACTACCCAATGCTCAAATGTTGGAGAGCTGATGTTCTAGGCAGCATCTCTTCACTTGGTgacactttactttttttttttgttggtcagATGTTAGAACCTTCTGTGGATGGTACTCTCCTTGACGTTGACATTTCAACGATAGTGCTAGTGTAATGAGCCTTAATCCAAAGGAAGAATCCATCTCAAAATACTAATCCATTAAGTTGGATAACTCTTAGATTTATTAGGACTCTCCAACGTGAACATAATACAATCAAATCCTTGCAATTATGATCTCAATAAAGGCGGGACCACTGAATTGTTGAGTTGACATCAGTGTTTTAATGGTGAGGGAAGCctggagatatatttttttggatacaaAGCTATAAAGTACGGACACAAACACGACATTGACACGTCGATAtcgataaaattttgaaaagatgacatgattcaatgtaatcacatgtgttggtGTAGGTGATACTGATCATAGTTTAGACCTTTAAattagagtagtgatatttgtacaaccatttggtacaactttgatgacaactttcatTTGCTCTTTTTtcattggtccaaaacaatagagaaagaaaaaagaggaaagagaataagaatataatgtgagtatgagagagaaagttgtcaaaaagttgtaataaagtgattgtacaaatatcatttctcttaaattaTGTTCATCACAATTGACTCACTGAATTGAGAGTTCTTGGAATTTTGAAGAAGCAATCTGTTAGCTTAAATCATTTAGTCTTGGAATATTCCTCCTCCTCCCTCTGCGTAGTTGAAATTTTTTGTACGGAAAAACGTCACGCAAGAAAAGAATTAAAGATTGATCTGGCAGCCAAACAAAGTACAACAGCAGAAGTACTTTTTTCCCACATTTTACATCTTATAAATTTCTTGTACAAAAGTTGGTATAATTccgtttgaaaataaatttaccTGTGTTCCTAGCCGTATCTGACAACATAATCAACTttattagaagaaaataaaCTAATACAAAGTATTGTCCTATTGAGGATTCTATACTCTTCTCCAAATGGAACGAACATTTGGATTGAATCTTACTTGAGATTTCAAATAAAACCTTTAACTTCCCTTGTATATTACACTAATTTTACTCAAGACTTCTCAGCTTTGCTGTGTTACATTATAAACTACACAAACCTTCTTCACAGATGAatctaaaaatatatgtttgggtaatttatttattttcaaggatattataaaattcaaacgaTCTACaaagaaattgaataaaaaaaattaatccttatattatatataatctgAAGTGGTATGTGACGAGTATGGTCTCAacgacaaaaaaagaaaaagaaaaagaaaatcaagagTTGTATATATGCCAGCCAGAATCCTCTCGCAAAAGAGCAGTACTATGACTCGTATGAACTTGAATTCAATGTATACATCAGAACAAAACAATTCACTTCTGAAACAAATCAATTGAAAATGACTTAAGACAATGCTTTCAGCTTCTTCTTTTGTTAATGGTTCTGGTGATGAAGGGTATCATAGAGATTAGACCTCCCCATCCCCTGCTTCTTCATAGAATTCATTTTCTCCATCCTTAAACCAGCTCTGAAACTTTCAATGAAACTACCAGCTTTGTTATCAACACCGGGGTTGGGATTTGGATACACCAATAGATCAATTCCAGGTTCTTCGCCACTAATGGTTGGTAACTCCACTACTTCCTCATCTATATCTACCGAACTTGAACTACTAATGCTATCTATTCTAACAAAGTCACCCTGCACCTTGAACTTCCATGCTGGCATCTTGAACGGAGGTGGAGGAGGAGGCGGTGGAGGTATTGAGTTCAATGGCGACTCATTACCAGTAATCACAGAAAAATCCTCATCCTTTGTTTTTGACATAATCATAGCtgaaacatgattttgtgaCGGCGAAACAGAGTTAAGTTTCTTCTGTTTGTTTTTCTTAGAATAGAACAAATCAGGAAAAGGAGAAGAATAAGAAGGCACAGTAGTAGCAGGTTCAGAATTCAGAATGCTCTGAAAATTTTCAACGCTTTTATGTCTATGCTGCTTCTTCATTGGAGGTTCAGAATTTATAATGTTCTGAAAATTTTCAACGCTTTTATTATGTCTATGCTTCTTCTTCATTGGAGGTTCAGAATTTATAATGTTCTGAAAATTTTCAACGCT
Proteins encoded in this window:
- the LOC11423271 gene encoding threonine synthase, chloroplastic, with translation MASSTSLFQSSPFSLNTKTKPYSSLPKSPKPTHFIIKSQQQPHPVTQNNTPIPTPTPTPPTTRRPADENIRDEARRKNVSQHLFSAKYVPFNADPSSTESYSLDEIVYRSQSGDLLDVQHDLTALKKFDGAYWRNLFDSRVGKTTWPYGSGVWSKKEWVLPEIDDDDIVSAFEGNSNLFWAERFGKQFLGMSDLWVKHCGISHTGSFKDLGMTVLVSQVNRLRKMNRPVVGVGCASTGDTSAALSAYCASAGIPSIVFLPANRISIAQLVQPIANGAFVLSIDTDFDGCMQLIREVTAELPIYLANSLNSLRLEGQKTAAIEILQQFDWQVPDWVIVPGGNLGNIYAFYKGFHMCRELGLVDRIPRLVCAQAANANPLYLYFKSGWKEFKAVRAQTTFASAIQIGDPVSIDRAVHALKNCNGIVEEATEEELMDAMAQADSTGMFTCPHTGVALTALFKLRNSGVIKPTDRTVVVSTAHGLKFTQSKIDYHSKGIKDLACQFANPPTQVKADFGSVMDVLSKYLQSKAPKYH